One Caulobacter segnis genomic window carries:
- a CDS encoding alpha-L-rhamnosidase, whose amino-acid sequence MDRRQLLTLGGAGVGLAAGPARAAASAAPRLATPRVDQMVQPLGLENRTPRFSWTLEGGGPGAGQSAYRIRVAASREALTAGGPLLWDSGKVASNATFDIAYAGAPLASRQRCWWRVEAWDGAGKAIRPSAPAWWEMGLLEAADWSAGWLEAETEDMRAERLEGVSWVWGDTDDAAPRRFRWRFELPAGLTAASVTVSAKDNLAGLWLDGVPLIKPGDRTAWGQGPSFALTDMTPGPHVLSVKVGLRLDEPRPVIGGALAARLNLTRGDEAIRVHAKDGWRTSLDAPEGWRARDFDDAAWPLAGPARVKLDCHPWVTGPAVRLRRGFRLEKPVAKARLYATALGGYEARLNGAKVGDGVLAPESTDFRGRALYRTYDVTSLLKSGDNVLAASVADGWFGSPFGFLDLRYVFGPPPRRFSALLEVTHPDGSTSRVATDGDGDGWRLARAPELKAEIYDGETFDARLDQAGWDAPGFDDHAWTPARRGEAPAYRPTAHPEPPIRAIQTLKPVKVTEPKPGVRIVDFGQNFSGWCRIHPKGPAGRTLVLRHAEALHPDGTLNTTSNRRALQTDTYVLRGDPAGETWEPRFTFHGFRYVEITGWPGALEIEGVVLHSDAALTGAARIDHPLVQAIVRNTLWSQRGNFLGVPTDCPQRDERMGWTGDAQIFWDAAAFNMDVDAFTRRFMGDVRAGQAPTGEMPDTAPFWALGQNTPGWADAAVILPWTVWRRYGDTAIIDENWDAMDRWSRRLLALNPDHVWRNARGMDYGDWLSVDARSRSDVTTPKELVSTAYWAWSTQLLAEMAQATGRAADAARLTALRARIGKAFARAFVRPDGGVGNDSQTSHILALRFGLVPPALQAASAERLAADIRRRGTKLSTGFIGTPYILDVLADHGHADLAHGLLLQTDLPSWGYQVGQGATTVFERWDGLKDGVVTGSLNHYAFGAVCGFVWRRIIGIDALEPGFRRIAIRPLIDPRLPGARGDYESVVGRISSAWKRTSGGVQLAVTIPANTTARVELPSPDGKGRVVDVGAGSHTFTFSA is encoded by the coding sequence ATGGACCGCCGCCAGCTGCTGACCTTGGGCGGGGCCGGCGTCGGCCTGGCGGCCGGACCGGCGCGCGCCGCTGCGTCGGCGGCCCCGCGCCTCGCCACCCCGCGCGTCGACCAGATGGTTCAGCCGCTGGGCCTGGAGAACCGGACGCCGCGCTTCTCGTGGACACTGGAGGGCGGCGGCCCCGGCGCGGGGCAGAGCGCCTACCGCATCCGCGTGGCCGCCAGCCGCGAGGCCCTGACGGCGGGTGGTCCGCTGCTGTGGGACAGCGGCAAGGTCGCCTCGAACGCCACCTTCGACATCGCCTATGCCGGTGCGCCACTGGCCTCGCGCCAGCGCTGCTGGTGGCGGGTCGAGGCCTGGGACGGCGCCGGCAAGGCCATTCGCCCTTCCGCCCCCGCGTGGTGGGAGATGGGCCTGCTGGAGGCCGCCGACTGGAGCGCCGGCTGGCTGGAGGCCGAGACCGAGGACATGCGGGCCGAACGGCTGGAAGGCGTGTCCTGGGTCTGGGGCGACACCGACGACGCCGCGCCCCGCCGTTTCCGCTGGCGCTTCGAGCTGCCGGCGGGTCTGACGGCCGCCTCGGTGACCGTGTCGGCCAAGGACAATCTCGCGGGCCTGTGGCTGGATGGCGTCCCGCTGATCAAGCCGGGCGACCGCACCGCCTGGGGCCAGGGACCGAGCTTTGCTCTGACCGACATGACGCCCGGACCGCACGTCCTCTCCGTCAAGGTTGGCCTGCGCCTGGACGAGCCGCGCCCGGTGATCGGCGGCGCCCTGGCCGCGCGGCTGAACCTCACGCGGGGCGACGAAGCGATCCGCGTCCACGCCAAGGACGGCTGGCGCACCAGCCTGGACGCGCCCGAGGGCTGGCGCGCCCGCGACTTTGACGATGCGGCCTGGCCGCTGGCCGGTCCGGCGCGCGTCAAACTGGATTGCCATCCCTGGGTCACCGGCCCGGCCGTGCGCCTACGGCGCGGGTTCCGCCTGGAAAAGCCCGTCGCCAAGGCCCGGCTCTACGCCACCGCTCTGGGCGGCTACGAGGCGCGGCTGAACGGAGCCAAGGTCGGCGACGGAGTGCTGGCGCCGGAGTCGACCGACTTCCGCGGCCGGGCGCTCTATCGAACCTACGACGTCACGAGCCTGCTCAAGAGCGGCGACAACGTCCTGGCCGCCAGCGTCGCCGACGGCTGGTTCGGCAGCCCGTTCGGGTTCCTGGACCTGCGCTACGTGTTCGGGCCACCGCCGCGCCGGTTCTCGGCCCTGCTGGAGGTCACGCATCCCGACGGCTCGACCAGCCGCGTCGCCACCGACGGCGACGGCGACGGCTGGCGCCTGGCGCGAGCGCCGGAACTGAAGGCCGAGATCTATGACGGCGAGACCTTCGACGCCCGCCTCGACCAGGCCGGCTGGGACGCGCCGGGCTTCGACGACCACGCCTGGACGCCGGCCCGCCGGGGCGAGGCGCCGGCCTATCGCCCGACCGCCCATCCCGAACCGCCGATCCGCGCGATCCAGACGCTGAAGCCGGTCAAGGTGACCGAGCCCAAACCCGGCGTGCGCATCGTCGACTTCGGCCAGAACTTCTCCGGCTGGTGCCGGATCCATCCGAAGGGTCCGGCCGGGAGGACCCTGGTCCTGCGCCACGCCGAGGCGCTGCATCCGGACGGGACGCTGAACACCACCTCCAACCGTCGGGCCTTGCAGACCGACACCTATGTCCTGCGCGGCGATCCGGCCGGCGAGACCTGGGAACCGCGCTTCACCTTCCATGGCTTCCGCTATGTCGAGATCACCGGCTGGCCGGGCGCGCTAGAGATCGAGGGTGTCGTCCTGCACAGCGACGCGGCCCTGACCGGCGCGGCGCGGATCGACCATCCGCTGGTCCAGGCCATCGTCCGCAACACCCTGTGGAGCCAGCGCGGCAACTTCCTGGGCGTGCCGACCGACTGTCCGCAGCGCGACGAGCGGATGGGCTGGACCGGCGACGCCCAGATCTTCTGGGACGCGGCGGCCTTCAACATGGATGTCGACGCCTTCACCCGCCGGTTCATGGGTGACGTGCGGGCCGGCCAGGCGCCGACCGGCGAGATGCCCGACACCGCGCCGTTCTGGGCCCTGGGCCAGAACACCCCCGGCTGGGCCGACGCGGCGGTGATCCTGCCCTGGACCGTCTGGCGCCGCTATGGCGACACGGCGATCATCGACGAGAACTGGGACGCCATGGACCGCTGGAGCCGGCGGCTCCTGGCGCTCAACCCCGACCACGTCTGGCGCAACGCCCGGGGCATGGATTACGGCGACTGGCTGTCGGTGGACGCCAGGAGCCGCTCGGACGTCACCACGCCCAAGGAACTGGTCTCGACCGCCTACTGGGCCTGGTCGACGCAGTTGCTGGCGGAGATGGCCCAGGCCACCGGCCGCGCGGCCGACGCCGCCCGCCTGACCGCCCTGCGCGCCCGGATCGGCAAGGCCTTCGCCCGCGCGTTCGTCCGCCCCGACGGCGGGGTCGGCAACGACAGCCAGACCAGCCATATCCTGGCCCTGCGCTTCGGCCTCGTCCCGCCCGCGCTGCAAGCGGCCTCGGCCGAAAGGCTGGCGGCCGACATCCGCCGGCGCGGGACCAAGCTGTCGACCGGCTTCATCGGCACGCCCTACATCCTCGACGTGCTGGCCGACCACGGCCATGCGGATCTCGCCCATGGCCTCTTGCTGCAGACCGACCTGCCCTCGTGGGGCTACCAGGTCGGCCAGGGCGCGACGACGGTGTTCGAGCGCTGGGACGGGCTGAAGGACGGCGTCGTCACCGGCTCGCTGAACCACTACGCGTTCGGGGCGGTCTGCGGTTTCGTCTGGCGACGGATCATCGGCATCGACGCCCTGGAGCCCGGCTTCCGCCGCATCGCCATCCGCCCGCTCATCGATCCCCGCCTGCCCGGCGCACGCGGCGACTACGAGTCCGTGGTCGGTCGCATTTCCAGCGCCTGGAAGCGCACGTCCGGCGGCGTCCAGCTGGCCGTGACGATCCCTGCCAACACAACGGCTCGCGTCGAGCTGCCTTCTCCAGATGGAAAGGGCCGCGTCGTCGACGTCGGCGCCGGCTCGCACACCTTCACCTTCAGCGCCTGA
- a CDS encoding glycoside hydrolase family 28 protein, translated as MQRRALLQLGLVAATTLGAPTLALAAGKAILANAHGAVGDGRTLNTKAIQTAIDEAAKTGATVAFKPGVYRTGSIFLKSGVTLRLDKGVTLLGSQNLADYPELPTRVAGIELTWPAALVNVYRQKNVRIVGDGTIDGDGKVFWDSYWALRRKYDPKGLRWAADYDCKRPRLIQVFDSEQVELAGPRLRRAGFWTVHVCYSHDVHIADLEIRNNEGGRGPSTDGVDIDSSHDVLVERIDVACNDDALCLKAGRDADGLRVARPTYNVVIRDCVIRDASAGITFGSETSGGFHDIKVSGLKVHHPTPVGILFKSAHTRGGAVRDIDIAGMELQDVFTVFRVNLNWNPTYSYAEIPAGMTDVPPYWKVMTQHVPPEQGRCRLSDVRVKDIKAIGAKTAFEVAAFSDLPLERFAFTDLDLDVQAGGRIANARDWTFTRSRIDTLDGKPPEVVESSGVTGL; from the coding sequence ATGCAGAGACGCGCCCTCCTCCAGCTCGGCCTCGTCGCCGCGACCACCCTTGGCGCGCCCACCCTGGCCCTGGCGGCCGGCAAGGCGATCCTGGCCAACGCCCACGGCGCGGTCGGCGACGGCAGGACGCTGAACACCAAGGCCATCCAGACGGCCATCGACGAGGCCGCCAAGACGGGCGCGACGGTCGCCTTCAAGCCCGGCGTCTATCGCACCGGCTCGATCTTCCTGAAGTCGGGCGTCACCCTGCGGCTGGACAAGGGCGTGACCCTGCTGGGCTCCCAGAACCTGGCGGACTATCCGGAGCTGCCGACCCGCGTGGCCGGCATCGAGCTGACCTGGCCGGCGGCCCTGGTCAATGTCTACCGGCAGAAGAACGTCCGCATCGTCGGTGACGGGACCATCGACGGCGACGGTAAGGTATTCTGGGACAGCTACTGGGCCCTGCGCCGCAAGTACGATCCCAAGGGCCTGCGCTGGGCCGCCGACTACGACTGCAAGCGCCCCCGGCTGATCCAGGTGTTCGACAGCGAGCAGGTCGAGCTGGCCGGCCCGCGTCTGCGTCGCGCGGGGTTCTGGACCGTGCATGTCTGCTACTCGCACGACGTCCACATCGCCGACCTGGAGATCCGCAACAACGAGGGCGGCCGTGGCCCCTCGACCGACGGCGTCGACATCGACTCCTCGCACGACGTGCTAGTCGAGCGGATCGACGTGGCCTGCAACGACGACGCCCTGTGCCTGAAGGCCGGCCGCGACGCCGACGGCCTGCGGGTGGCGCGACCGACCTACAATGTCGTCATCCGCGACTGCGTGATCCGTGACGCCTCGGCCGGGATCACCTTCGGCAGCGAGACCTCGGGCGGCTTCCACGACATCAAGGTCTCGGGCCTGAAGGTCCACCATCCCACCCCGGTCGGCATCCTGTTCAAGTCGGCCCACACGCGTGGCGGCGCGGTCAGGGACATCGATATCGCCGGCATGGAACTGCAGGACGTCTTCACCGTCTTCCGCGTGAACCTGAACTGGAACCCGACCTACAGCTACGCCGAGATCCCGGCGGGGATGACCGACGTGCCGCCCTACTGGAAGGTGATGACCCAGCACGTGCCGCCCGAGCAGGGCCGCTGCCGGCTCAGCGACGTGCGGGTCAAGGACATCAAGGCCATCGGCGCCAAGACCGCCTTCGAGGTCGCCGCCTTTTCCGACCTGCCGCTTGAGCGCTTCGCGTTCACGGACCTGGACCTCGACGTCCAGGCCGGCGGCCGCATCGCCAACGCCAGGGACTGGACCTTCACCCGCAGCCGCATCGACACCCTGGACGGCAAGCCGCCGGAGGTCGTGGAGTCCTCGGGCGTCACCGGCCTCTGA